Proteins encoded within one genomic window of Episyrphus balteatus chromosome 1, idEpiBalt1.1, whole genome shotgun sequence:
- the LOC129905939 gene encoding uncharacterized protein LOC129905939 → MYEYTIDKTKVFSAKAYQSNIINCGTWSLSFPKTQQTAPTATISTDATSPVSCCNYEKAVEKKNEANHKSAESDQILQPDSAEAGNEIVPNNINSNKKFFCKTSNRFNSSCRVLEYCRPAMALDGATLQMIADNNQMVTVKQGDNPARSRRSCSL, encoded by the exons ATGTATGAGTACACGATCGACAAAACGAAAGTTTTCTCGGCTAAAGCTTATCAGTCCAATATCATTAACTGTGGAACTTGGTCTTTGTCGTTTCCCAAGACACAACAAACAGCCCCAACAGCAACAATATCAACAGATGCAACCAGCCCAGTCTCATGTTGTAACTACGAAAAagctgttgaaaaaaaaaacgaggctAATCATAAGTCAGCAGAATCAGATCAGATTCTACAACCAGATTCCGCTGAAGCAGGTAATGAG aTAGTGCCAAACAacatcaacagcaacaaaaaattcttttgcaaGACATCAAACAGATTCAACAGCTCTTGCAGAGTGTTGGAGTATTGCAGACCAGCGATGGCCTTAGATGGAGCGACACTTCAAATGATTGCAGACAACAATCAAATGGTGACTGTAAAACAAGGCGATAATCCAGCAAGGTCACGGAGATCATGTTCTTTGTGA